AAAATGTTCAAgtattgtgtattgtagaagtatgatTAATTTATTGTTCATAAACTTCAGTGACAAAATCTtttatggaccccagttgagaaccaatgAGTTAAACCATCCATCAaattgactccaattttttctcttttaaacccCCAATAAATAACAAACcatacaacatgaatttctttatctaaaaaaaagttacctacatacacatacatcactgACTGCCTACCcactacaataaaaatattctgaCTGAAAGAGCACTCATACAAGCAGCTTGGTTTATAGTTGCAGTTGACTCCTAAACACATTACACCTGCATTTACAGGTTGAACCATCCTACAACTGCATTCACACAACAGCATCTGGTtgtgacaaaaagaaaacatacaccCCAAAATGTTACAACACTAATTACATTATTAGGCCTATACTCTGTACAAGAACAGCAACCTTTTAAACAAATCCTATAGAACTGAGGTTGATATATACTGGCTAAGTTCATTTTGCCTTCATCCATAGCATCAACCACTAGAGCTTCTGATCATATCAGAACAAATTATGCAGCAAAATTGATGCAGCATGTCCTCAATGCCATACTGCATCCCCACTACAGCCAACAAATACTTTACATAATGATACAGGCCACCTATTTGTTGTAGAGGTGAAAGAGATAAATGGAATAAGGTATTGGATTTCTAGTCTACAGGTTACAAGTTCAAATGTAGTATAGATACTTCACTGGGTTTCTAGGCACAGCCCTTTATTCTAATTGATTCAGTTCAGCTAATTGTTGGGAAATGTACCAGAGCATCACTGCAGTAACTAGCATCCTGTACAGTACAAGATTTAACTCTCATCCACTTATGTCAAAAGTAGAATTAAGGATCAAGTTTCAAAAGTTTCTCAATCTGGAGATACTGAGTGCTCCAAAGCATTTAGTTGACACACTGTGTTTGAGAACAGTTAACCAGACTACTCAATAAgtttttttaaacaaagcaaaaatgctGATTTTGTACAGAAAAACAATCTAATTTATACACCTGCATCAACTCAATGCTTGTCTGAGTTAACTCCAACAAGAACTAAACAGAGACAAAATGAGGCATCAAGCTAAACAAGATACATAAAGTGTTGGCTCCAGTACTACCATCTGCACCCATTTCCTTACTCTCAAGCAAACAAAGGCACCTCTATGCAGTCACTTGAcaggttaaaaatagcagccagaattctctcaaatcacatccaactgtaaaagaataagaacacATTAGATCATGTTGTCTTGTATAAACACTGATTAAAAGACAGGATGACCATTGCTTGAACACTTTTGGTCATAGGCCTATTCAATTAGAGCTGACCTATAGCTAATTAACACCATTATCTTCCTAtcataaagaaaacatttatattgacAGTAATAAACAGTAACAATTACTAACTAAACATGCTGCACGAGCACTGTGCTGAGACGGATCCATTTCAACAATCTTTTTGTAGTCCTGAAGGGCATCTTCAAGCTTGTCTTCTTTCTCATATAATTCTGCACGACGTAATAAAGCCTTTAAGTAGTCCGGATTCAATTCCAGTGCTGAGCAGGAATCTTcaattgcttttttatttttttgctggaaaataacattgaaattatttcaaattcaaataacAGGAACCAATATCtgctgaggaaaaaaaaaaccccagtaaaAATCAACAATTCTCTACACAATATTTTTAGTACAGCAATAATGACAAGCTAAATTATTCGTTAAATAACCCCCTTGAGGATGATGGATGAACTTATACGTTTATCAATTTTTTGCAGAAAAGGTAGACTGTACGATGCATGCATAAATAGTGTGATGGTGCAAGGTAAGTAAGACATGAGCACTGAATGTGGAAGTTTTGTAGAAGTGAAGCAAGTAGAAGCTGTTGATTTTGTAATGTTAGGAATGCACAAAAAAACTGAGAAAGAGGCTAGAATTAAAAGCACCAAAAGCACAGGAGAGACAACTGAAATGACATAACTCACGATGGGAATAGGTGATGAGAGGTGGGTGAAAAAGAAACCCATGCTGTGAGTGAAGGGAATTTTGGTAACggaagaccaaggaagacatgagAAACAGTTGAGATCATATCAGGGATTCAGGTATGAAATGATGAAGGACAAGATGAAAAGTGACATACTCTTCAGCAGATTTCTCCCAACCCATGGAAGTATGGCaaacatgttaaaataatgatgataatgacaatagtGATTTATGAAAGGCTGATATTTTAGATTCACTTCCACCAACAGATAGAGCATGTAAGGTAAAAGAATTTAATCTAAAGTATTAAGTCCCAGACAGTGAAAGGTTTCATATGTTTCaataaaaaacattcttttaCATGATACAAACTCACAGAGTTTAAAGctttataaaaacaaagacacaagaaacaaaaaatttccattttcttacCATTCTCATAAATGCAGCAGCTCTATTGGAATACATGATGGCTCTGTCTTTGGGAAATGCTAATGGACACATTTGGAGGGCTTTGGAGTAAAGCTTCATAGCTTCTTGAAAATTACCCGCTTTGAATTCTTGATTACCTTTTTCTTTAAACTGTTGTGCACATTCTTGCCGTTCctgcagacagatagacaagtgAAAAAGCAATAACTAATTTAATATCAATAACTATTTACAAACACTCAAACTAGGATCCAGATTCCGTCAAACAAAGTATTTCAGTATGcatttacttcattattttaaatatatttagtgttgggcttcacagaggcaatgaccgagacctttggcatcgtcgtgcttgagaagaagactgaTCAAGCCAAGgaaaatcatagtcgtggcagataccagtttCACACAAATGGCATCAGTGCCAATGATACAAAACAccccggtgtcacgcaaatggtacccatgctggtggcacgtaaaagcatccattacactctcagagtggttggcattaggaagggcaaccagctgtagcaaaccatgtcaaatcagactggggcttggtcaaaccatccaacccatgccagtatggacaacagatgttaaatgatgaccaatgtaaatgtgttgagagaaaaactgagtgtaagaggcatcagatgtagtatgcACTGGTATAGCCATGTTAAGAGCATAGATGAAGACAACTGCATAAAGTGCTGATCTCCAGATGTGGAAGGAACTCAAGGAAGAGGAACCCTAGGGACGTTTTTTACTGTAAAATGATCctcagatgttgagcctcacagaggagatggcGAAGGAGCAAGATTATTGGTGATTTGCtttacttgagaagacccatccagcTAAGTAAAATCAAGGCCATAAAGGCATATCGTTTATGTCCATGACCCTGACAAACCTTTTCTCCACCTGTGTTCAAGATCCACTGTATTCCCCTAACCTCTATCTATCATTCCCACTTCACACCCTTGCAAACCTTCTTGCATACAATGTGTCCCCGTCCATCTCCCACCCTCCTTTAGCAGTGTCACAAATTTTCCCACTCACCAATCTAGTCTCtgattcctcatcatcatttaatatccattgtccatgcacaagcaccagtctgatttggcatagtttctatggttggatgcccttcctaatgccaaccactttacagagagtgctggatgcttttacatggcaccagcacacttgtaggccaatcctcttcaccaacGGAAGCAgccttaacatttctgctgtggaGTATGGGTCTCCTTGAGTACAACAAGGCGCCAAGTATCTCAATCCTTTATCTACTTGATACTGTCAAGCAAAGTGTAGAGGCCACTTCTAAACAGAGAGTTAgggaaagatacacatacacactcgcacacatatatgtcatcatcattcaatgtctacttttttcatgcttgcaggggtcagatgaaatttgttgaggtagattatagctggatgcccgctttgttgccaaccctcacctattttcaagcaAGATAATAATTCCCCATGGCtagatatgtttttcatggaagactggataTGAACAATGTTGCTTGTATGACTTttgcttatttacaactatcgtgtgatgtcaagacaaggtacacatacaagcacacaacaagcttctttccatttctgccTACTGAATCCAATCATAAGACCTAAGGCTATAGAGGAAGCTTCTTGTCCAAGGTGCTCTGCTGTGGTACTAAACCTGAAATTacatggttgggaggcaaacttaataacacagtcacatatatatttgtttcattaatttatatcGTATTTTGTTATGGTTTCTTCCTCAGTACATCAGATTGTACCTAAAATGCATTGTTTATTCTCAGACAAAACGCATACTTACATTCTAAACTCTTTcctcaaccaaaaaaaaaaaaagaaaaaagtgtaaaTAGTTAATTTGCCAAAACTACTGTTGATTCCaagatttctattttgtttccctTCAGAGCAATTTTCATTCACCCATTTTTAGTTCTGGTAAAGCCTATCTTTTTTCAAATCTGGACACAGTCAATGTCTTccaagaagagaaagaaacagaggaatTCAACCCCATACAAAATTGGtagtttatcaacccccaaaTCATAAAAGGCAAATGACTGATTGTTTAGTTTAAAATGTatcacaaaattaaaattataaagagTACGTGCACTCACTCTCATTCTCACAAGTGCAAACATACGCTTTACCTTCTTTTCTTCATCTGATAAAGTTTCCTCCATATTCTTCAACAGTTCCTCATCAACTTGAATATCACCTTCATCAGCAGAATGGTATTCATCATCTGTACTTGGTGCTGTTGCACCCTC
The genomic region above belongs to Octopus bimaculoides isolate UCB-OBI-ISO-001 chromosome 2, ASM119413v2, whole genome shotgun sequence and contains:
- the LOC106881529 gene encoding tetratricopeptide repeat protein 1, whose protein sequence is MAEGCLTHAENKLSSLSLADQDAVSCHHCSDDEYDSNCKNCCSKLDGRNEEEKLDHVKETCNSESEDDSGGNFEDTDEQIHKATEGATAPSTDDEYHSADEGDIQVDEELLKNMEETLSDEEKKERQECAQQFKEKGNQEFKAGNFQEAMKLYSKALQMCPLAFPKDRAIMYSNRAAAFMRMQKNKKAIEDSCSALELNPDYLKALLRRAELYEKEDKLEDALQDYKKIVEMDPSQHSARAACLRLPEQIEERNEKLKAEMMGKLKDLGNMILKPFGLSTDNFQMQKDPQSGSYSVNFKQNVDAT